In a genomic window of Gammaproteobacteria bacterium:
- a CDS encoding Kdo hydroxylase family protein, whose protein sequence is MKIMQTLDNTQWDSEYTPETQQQALSALEAGQLLFFPRLAFELNASEMSFLSPDFVEAKAKNISYNTHTNTIKGAIGTAEQREQIKNMLARFSQQTYLLINRVFPHYQGALQIGRTSFRPVQVSNRKMSYRKDDRLLHVDAFPANPNQGRRILRVFSNINPHGEDRVWRIGEPFESVAARFLPAISRPLPGSNKLLQQLKLTKSLRTEYDHIMLQLHNRMKKDTAYQHQVMQTELRLPPGASWVVQTDSVSHAALSGQHMLEQTFYLPVPAMANRELSPLKILERLTGRALV, encoded by the coding sequence ATGAAAATCATGCAAACCTTAGACAATACTCAGTGGGACTCTGAATACACCCCAGAAACCCAACAACAGGCACTCAGCGCCCTTGAAGCAGGGCAGCTCTTATTTTTCCCCCGCCTCGCATTTGAATTAAACGCCAGCGAAATGTCTTTTTTATCACCAGACTTTGTAGAGGCTAAAGCCAAAAACATCAGCTATAACACCCATACCAACACCATCAAAGGGGCTATTGGCACGGCAGAACAACGTGAGCAAATTAAAAATATGCTGGCACGTTTCTCCCAGCAAACTTATTTGCTAATTAATCGTGTATTCCCGCATTACCAAGGTGCTCTGCAGATAGGCCGTACTAGCTTTAGACCCGTGCAGGTCAGCAACCGCAAAATGTCTTATCGCAAGGATGATAGACTGTTACACGTCGATGCGTTCCCAGCCAATCCTAATCAGGGGAGGCGAATTCTGCGTGTATTTAGTAATATCAATCCACACGGTGAAGATCGGGTATGGCGTATTGGCGAACCATTTGAATCAGTGGCCGCACGGTTTTTACCGGCTATTTCCAGACCCTTACCCGGTAGCAACAAGTTATTACAACAACTGAAACTAACGAAAAGCCTGCGCACGGAATACGATCACATTATGTTGCAACTACATAATCGCATGAAAAAAGATACGGCCTATCAACACCAGGTAATGCAGACTGAATTACGCCTTCCTCCCGGCGCCAGCTGGGTAGTACAAACTGATTCAGTGTCGCATGCGGCATTAAGCGGGCAACATATGCTGGAGCAGACGTTTTATCTGCCAGTTCCTGCTATGGCTAATCGTGAGCTTTCGCCTTTAAAAATACTGGAACGCTTGACAGGTCGGGCACTGGTTTAG
- the zapD gene encoding cell division protein ZapD — protein MPDSIITFEQPLNEYVRVCLRLEHLFADINQHINGQNQWETRIAVSAMLEALNVIDRPDLKSKISKALTQHAHALSQLEEKPNVDREKLGEILTELVQLTDNLYKNQDKMGHNLRSNSFLNSIRQHMANPGGASAFSTPAYHLWLQQPAEVRQRHLSEWYSEFDQINVAVKLLLQLTRGSTMPQSLIATQGFYQQALDPKFAYHLVRVSVPLKLQIYPEISVGKHRLSVRFLELNVADRACQSMEDIPFELTCCLPLVNIS, from the coding sequence ATGCCAGACTCAATCATCACTTTTGAGCAACCTTTAAATGAATACGTCCGCGTCTGCCTGCGGCTTGAGCATCTGTTCGCCGATATTAATCAACATATCAATGGTCAAAATCAGTGGGAAACTCGCATTGCTGTATCCGCCATGCTGGAAGCCTTAAACGTCATTGACCGGCCTGACTTAAAATCTAAAATCAGTAAAGCGCTGACCCAGCATGCACACGCACTATCCCAGCTTGAAGAAAAACCCAATGTCGATAGAGAAAAATTAGGAGAAATTCTAACCGAGTTGGTGCAGTTAACGGATAATCTGTACAAAAATCAGGACAAGATGGGACATAACCTACGTAGTAATAGTTTTCTTAACAGCATCCGTCAGCATATGGCCAATCCCGGCGGTGCATCTGCCTTCAGTACCCCTGCTTATCACCTATGGCTGCAACAGCCTGCAGAAGTTCGTCAACGTCATCTATCTGAATGGTACAGTGAATTCGACCAAATTAACGTTGCGGTAAAATTATTATTACAACTAACCCGCGGTAGTACTATGCCGCAGTCTTTAATCGCAACCCAGGGGTTTTACCAGCAAGCATTAGACCCCAAATTTGCTTATCATTTGGTGCGGGTATCGGTTCCACTCAAATTACAGATTTACCCAGAAATCAGTGTGGGTAAACATAGGCTGAGTGTGCGTTTTTTAGAATTAAATGTGGCGGATAGAGCTTGCCAGAGTATGGAAGATATCCCGTTTGAATTGACCTGTTGCCTGCCATTGGTGAATATTTCTTGA
- the mutT gene encoding 8-oxo-dGTP diphosphatase MutT — protein sequence MSVIIPVAVGIVLNSESKVLVSLRPQNKDQGGLWEFPGGKIERGENPEQALKRELLEEVGIVVQRARPLMQFEYDYTSRFVMIDVWQVEEFSGEAHGREGQEIAWIELMQLGALNMLSANRPILEWLRGKSSSSSLSS from the coding sequence ATGTCTGTCATCATCCCTGTTGCTGTTGGTATCGTACTGAATTCAGAAAGTAAAGTCTTAGTTTCCTTAAGACCCCAAAATAAAGACCAAGGTGGTTTATGGGAGTTCCCCGGGGGCAAAATTGAACGCGGGGAGAATCCAGAGCAAGCTTTAAAACGTGAATTGCTGGAAGAGGTAGGTATTGTAGTGCAGCGTGCAAGACCTTTGATGCAGTTTGAATATGATTACACTTCGCGGTTTGTGATGATTGATGTTTGGCAGGTTGAAGAATTTTCGGGAGAGGCGCATGGGCGTGAAGGTCAGGAAATTGCGTGGATAGAGTTAATGCAATTGGGGGCGCTGAATATGCTGTCGGCCAATAGGCCTATTCTTGAATGGTTGCGAGGTAAGTCATCATCCTCTTCGTTGTCATCCTGA
- the secA gene encoding preprotein translocase subunit SecA, with protein sequence MFMKLLSKIFGTRNQRLIKRMRKVVDRINSLEPEFQSLSDSELQGKTLEFKQRLQQGETLDSLLPEAFAAVREASRRTLGLRPFDVQLIGGIVIHSGKIAEMGTGEGKTLVATLPAYLNALTGEGVYIVTVNDYLAKRDADWMQPVYQFLGLTVGINLPNMDREQKRLAYAADITYGTNNEFGFDYLRDNMAFLMEGRVQRKLHFAIVDEVDSILIDEARTPLIISGAAEQSSELYKQINTIVPKLIRQQTEEGAGDFKVDEKTRQVHLTEEGHQHVETLMAELGLIKNGASLYDIAHISLMHHLYAALRAHTLFHRDVDYIVKDGQVIIVDEHTGRLMAGRRWSEGLHQATEAKEGVEIKSENQTLASITFQNYFRLFEKLAGMTGTADTEAYEFQQIYGLEVVVIPTNKPVIRKDLGDQVYLNKKGKFDAIIKDIKTRVERGQPILVGTTSIETSEYLSQLLNAEKIPHQVLNAKFHEQEAKIIAEAGRPSVVTIATNMAGRGTDIVLGGNLQAELAELANPTPEAQQQLKAQWQQRHEQVMAAGGLHVLGTERNESRRIDNQLRGRSGRQGDPGSSQYFLSLEDNLMRIFASERMASIMRRLGMQENEVIENPLISRAIENAQRKVEGQNFDIRKQLLEFDDVANDQRKVIYLQRNELMAAEDIADTIEAIRTDVLQDVTDEFIPPQSLEEEWNIAGLEQQLEQEFGLKLPLRRWLEEDETLHEETLRARIIEEADKAYKEKEAREGETMRHLEKSIMLQSLDNHWREHLAAMDHLRKGIHLRGYAQKNPKQEYKREAFLMFTSMLESIKRDVVATLFNLRLQASTADAELVEAQRLKEATMQNLQFLHAEANTLAAINAASAEAEEPAPASSATGETFVRGQPKVGRNEPCPCGSGKKYKNCHGALK encoded by the coding sequence ATATTTATGAAATTACTCAGCAAAATTTTTGGCACTCGCAATCAGCGCCTAATTAAACGCATGCGCAAGGTGGTTGATCGCATCAATAGCTTAGAGCCCGAATTCCAGAGTCTAAGTGATTCTGAACTCCAAGGCAAAACCCTAGAATTTAAACAACGACTGCAGCAGGGCGAAACCTTAGACAGCCTATTGCCAGAAGCATTTGCCGCTGTACGAGAAGCAAGCCGGCGCACTTTAGGTTTGCGCCCCTTCGATGTACAGCTCATTGGCGGCATTGTCATACATTCAGGCAAGATTGCAGAAATGGGTACGGGTGAAGGTAAAACCCTGGTCGCGACTTTACCGGCTTACCTCAACGCTTTAACCGGTGAAGGCGTATACATCGTTACCGTCAATGATTACCTGGCAAAACGTGATGCAGACTGGATGCAGCCGGTCTACCAATTTTTAGGACTCACTGTAGGCATAAACCTGCCCAATATGGATCGTGAACAAAAACGCTTAGCTTATGCTGCAGATATCACCTACGGCACCAATAACGAATTTGGTTTTGATTACCTGCGTGATAACATGGCGTTTTTAATGGAAGGCAGAGTACAGCGCAAATTACATTTCGCCATCGTCGATGAAGTCGACTCCATTCTGATTGATGAAGCACGTACCCCACTCATCATCTCCGGTGCAGCTGAACAAAGTTCCGAACTTTACAAACAAATCAATACCATCGTTCCCAAATTGATCCGCCAACAGACCGAAGAAGGTGCTGGTGATTTTAAAGTCGATGAAAAAACCCGCCAGGTGCATTTAACCGAAGAAGGGCATCAGCACGTTGAAACCCTGATGGCAGAGCTGGGTTTAATCAAAAATGGCGCTAGCCTTTATGACATTGCGCATATTTCTTTGATGCACCATTTATATGCGGCTTTACGCGCGCATACCTTATTCCACCGTGATGTCGATTATATCGTCAAAGACGGTCAGGTCATTATCGTCGATGAACATACCGGCCGCTTAATGGCTGGCAGACGCTGGTCTGAAGGTTTACATCAAGCGACAGAAGCCAAAGAAGGTGTGGAAATCAAAAGTGAAAACCAGACATTAGCGTCGATTACTTTTCAGAATTATTTCCGTTTATTTGAAAAACTCGCCGGTATGACAGGCACGGCCGATACCGAAGCTTATGAATTTCAGCAGATTTATGGTTTAGAAGTCGTAGTCATACCCACCAATAAACCCGTCATCCGCAAAGACCTAGGCGATCAGGTGTATCTGAATAAAAAAGGTAAATTTGACGCGATAATCAAAGATATCAAAACCCGAGTTGAGCGCGGCCAGCCGATTCTAGTCGGCACGACCTCCATTGAAACTTCAGAATATTTATCACAATTACTCAATGCCGAAAAAATTCCCCATCAGGTACTCAATGCGAAATTTCATGAACAAGAAGCGAAAATCATCGCCGAAGCGGGTCGTCCCAGCGTGGTAACCATTGCAACCAATATGGCCGGTCGTGGTACTGATATTGTGTTGGGCGGTAACTTGCAAGCAGAACTGGCCGAACTTGCCAATCCCACACCTGAAGCACAGCAGCAGCTAAAAGCCCAGTGGCAACAACGCCATGAGCAGGTGATGGCTGCCGGCGGTTTACATGTACTCGGTACTGAACGTAACGAGTCACGACGTATTGATAATCAGTTACGTGGCCGCTCTGGGCGTCAGGGTGATCCGGGTTCTTCTCAATATTTCTTGTCCTTGGAAGATAATCTGATGCGCATATTCGCTTCAGAGCGCATGGCCAGTATTATGCGACGTTTGGGTATGCAAGAGAATGAAGTGATAGAAAACCCACTGATTTCGCGCGCTATCGAGAATGCGCAACGTAAAGTCGAAGGGCAGAATTTTGATATTCGTAAACAATTATTGGAATTTGACGATGTCGCTAATGACCAGCGTAAAGTGATTTATCTACAGCGTAATGAATTAATGGCAGCAGAAGATATCGCAGACACCATAGAGGCTATTCGTACAGATGTCTTGCAGGATGTGACTGATGAATTTATTCCTCCACAAAGTCTAGAAGAAGAATGGAATATCGCTGGATTAGAACAGCAGTTAGAGCAAGAATTTGGATTAAAATTGCCACTACGCCGCTGGTTGGAAGAAGATGAAACATTACATGAAGAAACTTTACGGGCGCGCATTATAGAAGAAGCAGATAAAGCTTATAAAGAAAAAGAAGCGCGGGAAGGCGAAACCATGCGCCACTTAGAAAAATCTATCATGTTGCAAAGTCTAGATAATCACTGGCGTGAACATCTGGCAGCGATGGATCATTTACGTAAAGGCATACACTTGCGTGGTTATGCGCAGAAAAATCCCAAACAAGAATACAAGCGCGAAGCGTTTTTGATGTTTACCAGTATGTTGGAAAGCATTAAACGCGATGTGGTAGCCACTTTATTTAATTTACGATTACAAGCATCTACTGCTGACGCCGAACTAGTTGAGGCACAACGTCTGAAAGAAGCCACTATGCAGAATTTACAGTTTTTACATGCTGAGGCCAATACGCTTGCAGCAATCAATGCGGCCAGCGCTGAAGCTGAAGAGCCAGCGCCTGCGTCATCGGCAACTGGGGAGACTTTTGTGCGTGGTCAACCCAAAGTAGGTCGCAATGAACCTTGCCCCTGTGGCTCTGGTAAAAAGTATAAAAACTGTCATGGGGCGCTGAAATGA
- a CDS encoding DciA family protein, with protein sequence MPSQSSRETTPLKLSEAILDNDWFRKLKLQLKQVEYLQTLFLKAVDWELGQHCQILEFSSGRLSLAVSNANWATHVRYHTPELIKLLRLVAEFRDLKSIFCYVHPDPKDIKVGLTTPPNPIPEESAASIAEVAKGIKDIRLKNALLKLANKLS encoded by the coding sequence ATGCCAAGTCAATCCAGTCGCGAAACTACTCCGTTAAAGCTCTCAGAAGCCATTTTGGACAATGATTGGTTTCGAAAATTAAAACTGCAGTTAAAACAGGTTGAGTATTTGCAAACTTTATTTCTAAAAGCGGTGGATTGGGAGCTGGGTCAGCACTGTCAAATATTAGAGTTTAGTAGTGGCCGTCTGAGTTTAGCAGTCAGTAATGCAAATTGGGCAACTCATGTGCGTTATCATACCCCTGAACTGATTAAACTACTGCGGCTGGTGGCGGAATTTAGGGATTTAAAAAGTATTTTCTGTTATGTGCATCCTGATCCTAAAGATATCAAGGTAGGACTGACCACACCACCCAATCCAATTCCAGAGGAAAGTGCAGCTAGTATTGCCGAAGTGGCGAAAGGGATTAAAGATATTCGATTGAAAAATGCTTTGTTGAAATTGGCGAATAAATTAAGTTAA
- a CDS encoding OmpA family protein produces MITGLRSSFLAVSLGSVMLISGCTTNPYTGEQQASKTGMGAGIGAATGALAGQLIGRNTTSTLVGAGIGAVVGGVAGNIMDQQAAELRRQLEGTGVRVVKNGNQIQLVMPSDITFAVNSADIKPQFYSVLNSVSLVLKKYTQTSVQVAGYTDSTGSASHNQQLSQNRAQSVASYLISQGVAAGRFNAVGYGQNNPVASNDTASGRAQNRRVEITLR; encoded by the coding sequence ATGATCACAGGTTTACGTTCATCTTTTCTAGCAGTTTCCCTGGGTTCCGTTATGCTAATCAGTGGTTGCACGACTAATCCTTACACCGGTGAGCAGCAAGCCAGCAAGACCGGTATGGGTGCGGGCATTGGCGCCGCGACGGGCGCTTTAGCAGGTCAATTGATTGGCCGTAATACCACATCCACTTTAGTTGGTGCAGGTATTGGTGCGGTGGTCGGTGGTGTTGCCGGCAATATCATGGATCAACAAGCTGCTGAATTGCGTAGACAATTGGAAGGAACGGGTGTGAGAGTGGTTAAGAATGGCAATCAAATCCAACTGGTGATGCCGAGCGATATTACTTTCGCCGTCAACAGCGCTGATATTAAGCCACAGTTTTACAGCGTGTTAAATTCCGTTAGCCTGGTATTGAAAAAATACACTCAGACCAGCGTTCAGGTGGCAGGATATACGGATAGCACCGGTAGTGCTTCTCACAATCAGCAGTTGTCGCAAAACCGCGCACAAAGCGTTGCTTCTTACCTGATTAGCCAGGGTGTTGCTGCCGGCCGCTTTAATGCAGTGGGATATGGGCAGAATAATCCAGTTGCCAGCAACGATACGGCCTCTGGTAGAGCGCAGAACCGTCGCGTGGAGATTACGTTGCGGTAG
- the polA gene encoding DNA polymerase I has product MQANTSPKPLILIDGSSYLYRAFHALPPLTNSRGEPTGAVYGVLNMIKKLLTDYDPEYVAVVFDAKGKTFRDEIYPAYKAHRPPMPDPLRLQIEPLREAIQFMGLPLISIEGIEADDVIGTLTRQALEQNWTVLISTGDKDMAQLVNDRVTLINTMSGTLLDSKGVQEKFGVPPESIIDYLALIGDTSDNIPGVPKVGPKTAAKWLHDYGSLDALIAQADKISGKIGENLRQSLEQLPLAKKLVTLRLYESLPVSVTELKPSQPDRVKLLELFRRLEFKNWLKELLEQESPAEKTALDYQLVLTQADLSQWINRIKQSKQFAFDIETTSLNTLDAQIVGFSFAVNANQAAYVPVAHDYIGVEAQLSLDEVLAQLKPVLENPLHTLIGQNLKYDIGVLANYGIEIGAKIYDTMLESYLLESSANRHDLDSLSLKYLGKKPISFESLAGKGANQLTFNQIALTDASNYAAEDADFALQLHQILWPKIIANDDLRCVLEDIEMPLVSVLSRMERCGVCIDPKLLAEQSQDLEQRIKTLEKEAYALADTMFNLASPKQLQSVLYEKMQLPILSKTPGGAPSTAESVLAELALDYPLPKLILEHRSLCKLKSTYTDSLPKQIHPKTGRVHTSYNQAVTATGRLSSTDPNLQNIPIRHEEGRRVRQAFIAPKGYKIISADYSQIELRIMAHLSHDPGLLKAFAASFDIHTATAAEVFGLPLTQVTQEQRRSAKAINFGLIYGMSAFGLSRQLGVSREVAQAYVDKYFARYPGVKFYMEAIRALARKQGYVETLLGRRLSIPEINSSQMQRRRAAERAAINAPMQGTAADIIKIAMISLDAWIRQSGVDVKMIMQVHDELVFEVAEDCVDLAKQQIEAHMIHAVKLEIPLVVNINVGNNWDEAH; this is encoded by the coding sequence ATGCAAGCAAATACCTCACCCAAACCTCTGATCCTAATCGATGGCTCCTCTTATTTGTACCGGGCTTTTCACGCCCTGCCACCCCTAACCAATTCTCGCGGCGAGCCAACGGGAGCGGTTTATGGTGTGCTCAATATGATAAAAAAATTACTGACCGATTATGATCCCGAATATGTCGCTGTGGTATTTGACGCCAAAGGTAAAACCTTCCGCGATGAAATTTATCCAGCCTACAAAGCCCACCGCCCACCCATGCCTGACCCATTACGTCTGCAAATAGAACCACTACGAGAAGCGATCCAATTCATGGGGTTACCCTTGATTAGCATAGAAGGCATAGAAGCGGATGATGTGATTGGCACTTTGACGCGACAGGCATTAGAACAAAATTGGACTGTGCTAATCTCCACCGGGGATAAAGACATGGCACAACTGGTCAATGATCGAGTGACCCTGATTAATACCATGAGCGGAACTCTACTGGACTCCAAAGGTGTACAGGAAAAATTCGGCGTCCCCCCGGAAAGCATTATTGATTATCTGGCATTGATTGGCGACACATCAGATAACATTCCAGGTGTGCCTAAAGTTGGTCCGAAAACAGCGGCTAAATGGCTGCATGATTATGGCTCGCTGGATGCTCTCATCGCACAAGCAGATAAAATTTCTGGCAAAATCGGCGAAAATTTGCGTCAAAGTCTAGAACAACTGCCTCTGGCTAAAAAGTTAGTCACCTTGCGCCTTTATGAATCTCTGCCAGTTTCAGTAACTGAGCTGAAGCCTAGCCAACCCGATCGCGTCAAATTACTGGAATTATTCAGACGACTAGAATTTAAAAACTGGTTAAAAGAACTCTTAGAGCAAGAATCACCTGCTGAAAAAACTGCTCTGGATTATCAATTGGTATTAACCCAAGCAGATTTATCACAGTGGATAAACCGGATTAAACAGTCAAAACAATTTGCTTTTGATATTGAAACCACCAGTTTAAATACACTGGACGCACAAATTGTCGGCTTCTCATTTGCTGTTAATGCAAATCAAGCAGCCTATGTACCCGTGGCACATGATTACATCGGCGTGGAAGCGCAGCTATCCCTTGATGAAGTGTTAGCACAATTAAAACCCGTATTGGAAAATCCACTGCATACGCTGATTGGACAAAATTTAAAATACGACATCGGCGTACTTGCTAATTACGGCATCGAAATTGGCGCTAAGATTTATGACACCATGCTGGAATCTTACCTACTCGAAAGTAGTGCCAACCGCCATGATTTAGATAGCCTATCCTTAAAATATTTAGGCAAAAAACCCATCAGTTTTGAAAGTTTAGCAGGGAAAGGTGCAAACCAATTGACCTTTAATCAAATTGCCCTGACAGATGCTAGCAATTACGCAGCAGAAGATGCGGATTTTGCCTTACAATTGCATCAGATTTTATGGCCTAAAATTATTGCGAATGACGATCTGCGATGTGTATTGGAAGACATCGAAATGCCATTGGTCAGTGTCTTATCGCGTATGGAACGTTGCGGCGTCTGCATAGACCCAAAACTTTTAGCTGAGCAGAGCCAGGATTTGGAACAACGGATCAAGACATTGGAAAAAGAAGCTTATGCGCTAGCAGATACCATGTTTAATCTCGCCTCTCCGAAACAATTGCAGAGCGTGTTATATGAAAAAATGCAATTACCCATATTAAGTAAGACACCGGGCGGTGCACCCTCCACTGCAGAATCAGTGCTAGCAGAATTAGCGCTAGACTATCCATTGCCTAAACTGATTTTAGAACACAGAAGTTTATGCAAGCTCAAATCGACTTATACCGACAGTCTACCCAAACAAATTCACCCTAAAACCGGACGGGTGCATACTTCCTATAACCAAGCAGTCACCGCTACTGGACGCTTATCCTCAACCGACCCTAATCTGCAAAACATCCCCATCCGTCATGAAGAAGGCCGTCGTGTACGCCAAGCTTTCATCGCACCTAAAGGTTACAAAATTATTTCAGCAGATTATTCACAGATTGAATTACGCATCATGGCGCATTTATCTCATGATCCGGGATTATTAAAAGCATTTGCTGCCAGCTTTGATATTCATACTGCCACAGCAGCAGAGGTGTTTGGCTTGCCTTTAACGCAAGTGACACAAGAGCAACGCCGTAGTGCTAAAGCGATTAATTTTGGACTGATTTACGGCATGTCAGCTTTTGGTTTATCACGACAATTAGGCGTGTCACGCGAAGTGGCTCAAGCTTATGTCGATAAGTATTTTGCTCGTTATCCTGGTGTGAAATTTTATATGGAAGCCATTCGAGCATTAGCACGTAAACAAGGTTATGTGGAAACATTATTAGGTCGGCGTCTTTCTATTCCTGAAATCAACAGTAGTCAAATGCAACGCCGCCGCGCTGCTGAACGTGCTGCGATCAATGCCCCCATGCAGGGCACTGCTGCCGATATTATTAAAATCGCTATGATTTCGCTGGATGCTTGGATAAGACAAAGCGGCGTAGATGTAAAAATGATTATGCAAGTGCATGACGAATTAGTGTTTGAAGTAGCTGAAGACTGCGTGGATTTAGCTAAACAACAAATTGAAGCGCATATGATCCACGCAGTAAAACTAGAAATACCGTTGGTAGTGAATATTAATGTTGGCAATAATTGGGATGAGGCGCATTAA
- a CDS encoding response regulator translates to MIRILLVDDHEVVRTGIKMLLMDVLDIEIVGEAGNGEEAIRLARELVPDIILMDVNMPGIGGLEATIRLLRNEPTAKILIISAHTDDFLPARLLSLGAVGYLSKSASRDQMIEAINTIYAGNRYVDPIMMDNIVIPRLKVKDNKAIPLAKLSERELQILLMVARGMDVNEIAKKLFLSNKTVNGYRSTILKKLRVKTDVEATRIAIEYGLIDVDSQWH, encoded by the coding sequence GTGATTCGAATTTTGTTAGTCGATGACCACGAAGTGGTACGTACCGGCATAAAAATGCTACTCATGGATGTCCTAGATATTGAAATCGTCGGCGAAGCAGGCAATGGAGAAGAAGCAATTCGCCTAGCGCGCGAGCTTGTACCGGATATTATCCTGATGGATGTGAATATGCCAGGTATCGGCGGGTTAGAGGCGACTATACGACTGTTGCGAAATGAACCTACAGCCAAAATCCTCATTATCAGCGCTCATACAGACGATTTTCTGCCAGCACGGCTACTGAGCTTAGGTGCCGTAGGCTATCTGAGTAAAAGTGCTTCCCGCGATCAAATGATCGAAGCAATCAATACCATCTATGCCGGAAACCGTTATGTTGATCCGATTATGATGGATAACATCGTGATACCTCGACTCAAAGTAAAAGATAATAAAGCCATCCCGCTGGCAAAGCTTTCCGAACGCGAATTACAGATTCTGCTAATGGTAGCAAGAGGTATGGATGTGAATGAAATCGCTAAAAAACTGTTTCTTAGCAACAAAACCGTCAATGGTTATCGCAGCACCATATTAAAGAAATTACGCGTAAAAACTGACGTCGAAGCGACACGGATTGCTATTGAATATGGATTGATTGATGTGGACAGCCAGTGGCATTAG
- the glyA gene encoding serine hydroxymethyltransferase, producing the protein MFSSKIHLADFDPELNQAIQAEKRRQEEHIELIASENYTSPSVMEAQGSVLTNKYAEGYPGKRYYGGCEYVDIVEQLAIDRVKELFKADYANVQPHSGSQANAAVYMALINPGDTVLGMSLAHGGHLTHGAKVNFSGKIYQAVQYGLNVETGEIDYDQVEHLAKEHRPRLIMAGFSAYSRIADWQKFRDIADQVGAFLVVDMAHVAGLVAAGVYPSPVQIADVTTSTTHKTLRGPRSGFILAKANPEIEKKLNSSIFPGLQGGPLMHVIAAKAVAFKEALQPEFRQYQQMVVNNARKMAAVMMARGYKIVSGGTDNHLFLVDLIDKDITGKDAEAALGLANITANKNAVPNDPRSPFITSGLRLGTPAITTRGFGENETEILAGWVCDVLDDYQNQSVIDQVKSQVLAICKRFPVYG; encoded by the coding sequence ATGTTTAGCAGTAAAATCCACCTAGCCGATTTTGATCCCGAATTAAACCAAGCCATCCAAGCTGAAAAACGCCGCCAAGAAGAACACATAGAACTCATCGCCTCTGAAAATTACACCAGCCCCAGTGTCATGGAAGCACAAGGCTCAGTGCTCACCAATAAATATGCTGAAGGTTATCCTGGTAAACGCTATTATGGTGGCTGTGAATATGTGGATATCGTTGAACAATTAGCCATAGATCGCGTTAAAGAACTATTTAAAGCAGATTACGCCAACGTGCAACCCCACTCTGGATCACAGGCTAATGCTGCCGTCTATATGGCATTGATTAATCCTGGAGACACGGTTTTGGGCATGAGCCTAGCCCATGGCGGCCACTTAACACACGGCGCTAAAGTTAATTTCTCCGGTAAAATCTATCAAGCCGTACAATATGGGCTTAATGTTGAAACGGGAGAAATTGATTACGATCAAGTTGAGCATCTAGCTAAAGAACACCGTCCACGCTTAATTATGGCTGGTTTTTCAGCCTATTCACGCATCGCTGACTGGCAAAAATTCCGCGACATCGCTGACCAAGTGGGCGCTTTTCTGGTTGTGGATATGGCACATGTGGCAGGTTTGGTGGCGGCGGGAGTTTACCCTTCACCAGTACAAATTGCCGATGTCACCACTTCCACAACGCATAAAACTTTACGCGGTCCGCGCAGTGGTTTTATTCTTGCTAAAGCCAATCCCGAAATTGAAAAGAAATTAAATTCCAGCATTTTTCCAGGACTACAAGGCGGCCCTTTAATGCATGTGATTGCCGCCAAAGCAGTTGCCTTCAAAGAAGCTTTGCAACCCGAATTTAGACAATACCAACAAATGGTTGTCAATAATGCCCGTAAAATGGCGGCCGTGATGATGGCACGTGGTTATAAAATAGTTTCTGGAGGCACCGATAATCATCTGTTTTTAGTTGACTTGATCGATAAAGACATCACTGGAAAAGATGCGGAAGCCGCTTTAGGACTGGCCAATATTACCGCCAATAAAAATGCCGTTCCCAATGACCCGCGCTCACCCTTTATCACTAGTGGTTTACGCCTGGGCACGCCTGCCATCACCACCCGTGGTTTTGGAGAAAATGAAACTGAAATTCTGGCTGGCTGGGTTTGCGACGTTCTGGATGATTATCAAAACCAAAGCGTGATAGATCAGGTCAAATCTCAAGTATTAGCCATTTGTAAACGCTTTCCGGTATACGGTTAA